The Nocardioides marmorisolisilvae genomic interval CGACCCGGTCGGCGACGGCGATCACGGTGGGATGCGCGTTCGCCATGGCGTACGACGTACCGGCCCACTCCAGCAGCGGGATGTCGTTGGGCATGTCCCCGAACGCGGCCACCTGGCCGGGTCCGAGGCCATGCTGCTCGGCGAGCAGGGCCAGCGTCGTGGCCTTGGTGACGCCGGCGGCGCTGATCTCCAGCAATGTGGTCGCCGAGGACCAGGTGATCACCGCGCGGTCGCCGACGGCCGCGGCCGCCCGGTCCCAGAACTCCTGCGGCGCGAGGCGCTCGTGCCGGGCGAGCAGCTTCAGCGCGGGCGCATCGAGGATCTCCTCGAGGGGTCCGCGGCGGGCACCGTCGGGGACCGGATGCCGCTCAAGGAACTCCGGCTCCAAGGCGATCCCTGCCGCAGCGGTCTCGACGGCGAACGTGCTGCCCGGCACGGCCGAGCGGATCAGGGCGCAGACCTCCAGCCCGACCGCGGGGTCGATGGCCCGCTCGAGGTACGGCGCGTCGGCGGCGACGTCCCAGACCAGCGCACCGTTGGAGACGATCGCCAGCCCGTGGCTGCCGACGTGCTCGAAGACCTCGCGCGCCCACCGGAGCGGACGGCCGGTGACGAAGACGACGACGATCCCCGCGTCCTCCGCCCGGGCCAGCGCCCGCCGGGTGCGCTCGCCGACGCTGCCGTCGGAGCGCACCAGCGTCCCGTCGAGATCGGTGGCGACCAGCCCGATCAACCGCGGCCACCCCGGAGCGGCCGCACCATCACCAGCTCGCCGTCGTCGGTGCTCCCGCGCAGGCTGGTGAAGCCGCACTTGGCCAGCACCCGGACCGAGGCGGCGTTGTCGGGGAGCACGCTGGCGCGCAGCCGGACGTCGAGGCGGTCGGTCTCGGCGACGAGCGCGCGCAAGGCCTCGGTCGCGAGCCCGTGCCCGCGCGCCTCCGCGACCAGCCCGTAGCCGACCTCGGTCTCGAGGACGCCGTCGACGTGCGCGGTCGGTGGCCCGAAGCAGCCGATCGTCCCACACACCAGCCCGTCGAAGGCGCGGACGACGAGCCGCGACCCCCATCCGCCGGTGAAGCTGGCCGAGGCGCCGTCGAGGTCGTCCTCGCGCGGGAAGTCCGGGTGCCAGCTGGGTTGTCGCCGGCCGGCGCGCATGTCGTCGGCATGGGCAGGGGTGATGACCGGCAGTCGGAGCCGCGACGTACCGACCACGTCAGGCAGGGCGAGGTCGGGCAGGGACACGTGGGGCGTGGTCACCGGAAGTACCGCTCCAGCTCGACGGCCACGCCGTCGTCGTGGACGGATGCGGTCACGGCGTCGGCGGCCGCCCGGACCTCCTCGACCGCCTGGCCCATCGCTACCCCGCGTCCTGCCCAGCGCAGCATGTCGAGATCGTTGCGGCCGTCCCCGATCGCCAGCACATCGACGGTGTCGACGCCGAG includes:
- a CDS encoding Cof-type HAD-IIB family hydrolase — protein: MIGLVATDLDGTLVRSDGSVGERTRRALARAEDAGIVVVFVTGRPLRWAREVFEHVGSHGLAIVSNGALVWDVAADAPYLERAIDPAVGLEVCALIRSAVPGSTFAVETAAAGIALEPEFLERHPVPDGARRGPLEEILDAPALKLLARHERLAPQEFWDRAAAAVGDRAVITWSSATTLLEISAAGVTKATTLALLAEQHGLGPGQVAAFGDMPNDIPLLEWAGTSYAMANAHPTVIAVADRVVASNDDEGVAQVLEDLLAG
- a CDS encoding GNAT family N-acetyltransferase, which gives rise to MTTPHVSLPDLALPDVVGTSRLRLPVITPAHADDMRAGRRQPSWHPDFPREDDLDGASASFTGGWGSRLVVRAFDGLVCGTIGCFGPPTAHVDGVLETEVGYGLVAEARGHGLATEALRALVAETDRLDVRLRASVLPDNAASVRVLAKCGFTSLRGSTDDGELVMVRPLRGGRG